One Bacteroidota bacterium genomic region harbors:
- a CDS encoding DinB family protein — MAKSIYPSELILNLNSRLFINAFDGVTDAQAKERISDHNNPLSWLGTHTVWARYNICAMLGKPVAKNPYDGIFENFKPFDPATKYPSVAEIKAEWNKATELLKEALASVSEEHLAADCPLKSPIGDFTFGGTIAFLAQHESYDIGQIGFLKKFHTKEAMKY; from the coding sequence ATGGCAAAATCTATCTATCCATCCGAGCTTATTCTAAATCTCAACAGCCGTCTCTTCATTAATGCCTTTGACGGCGTAACGGATGCACAGGCAAAAGAACGTATCAGCGATCACAACAACCCTTTATCATGGCTCGGTACACATACTGTTTGGGCTCGCTACAATATTTGTGCGATGCTCGGAAAACCCGTGGCCAAAAACCCGTATGATGGAATTTTTGAAAATTTTAAACCTTTTGATCCGGCAACGAAATACCCTTCAGTAGCTGAGATAAAAGCGGAATGGAATAAAGCAACGGAATTGCTCAAGGAGGCATTGGCGTCAGTCAGTGAAGAACATTTGGCAGCAGATTGCCCCTTAAAAAGTCCGATAGGAGATTTTACTTTTGGAGGGACTATTGCCTTTTTAGCGCAACATGAAAGTTATGATATCGGACAGATTGGCTTTCTCAAAAAATTCCACACCAAAGAGGCAATGAAATACTAA
- a CDS encoding T9SS type A sorting domain-containing protein gives MTKRLLSLSLLAIAQTTFYFFPILSEAQKIACGGQHSVFICRDSSVNAWGANSFGQLGSTVGFSSTPISVNLISHVTNVGGGVNHTVALKDDSTVWAWGSNITGELGNGTNTGSSIPIRVTGLSGIKEISCMYHTLALKSDSTVFAWGYNDYGELGNGLSGGSSNVPVPVAGGLTGVTHIACGYYHSLAIKRDSTVAAWGASPGNGINTVSNVPISIPGLRDVIAIAAGNGFSLALKKDSTVWAWGGNNEGELGNASSAISYSPVQVIGLTKVVAIAAGVYHALALKDDGTIWAWGFNLNGQLGNGSNTDSHVAIPVPGLSGITAIAAGYAHTFAMKNDSTGWAWGANNYGQLGNASFVNSPIPVQVSGLCAHLISVNEIGDPASISVFPNPSTGKFTISSADFISSGLVEIFNLNGTLIHTQKIFLSSSFTVDVKAVSAGIYFMKLLDVNKYYWKKILVE, from the coding sequence ATGACAAAACGTTTACTCAGCCTGAGCTTATTGGCCATTGCGCAAACAACATTTTATTTTTTTCCAATACTTTCAGAAGCTCAAAAGATAGCTTGTGGCGGACAACACTCAGTCTTCATTTGCCGCGACAGCTCTGTGAATGCGTGGGGAGCCAATTCTTTTGGCCAGCTTGGAAGTACAGTCGGTTTCAGTAGTACTCCAATATCAGTAAACCTGATCAGTCATGTTACAAATGTTGGTGGAGGAGTGAATCATACTGTAGCCTTGAAAGACGACAGTACAGTTTGGGCATGGGGTTCTAACATAACCGGTGAATTGGGTAATGGAACTAATACAGGCAGTTCAATCCCAATACGTGTGACCGGACTTTCCGGCATCAAAGAAATTAGTTGCATGTATCATACACTAGCACTGAAAAGTGACAGCACTGTTTTTGCCTGGGGTTATAATGATTATGGTGAACTTGGCAATGGACTTTCTGGTGGATCCAGCAATGTTCCTGTTCCTGTAGCCGGCGGACTAACAGGAGTGACTCATATTGCCTGTGGATATTATCATTCGCTTGCTATCAAACGTGACAGTACTGTTGCTGCCTGGGGAGCATCACCGGGAAACGGAATCAATACAGTGAGTAATGTGCCAATTTCAATTCCGGGTTTAAGAGATGTAATTGCGATAGCTGCCGGAAATGGGTTTTCTCTTGCACTCAAAAAAGACAGCACCGTTTGGGCCTGGGGAGGCAATAATGAAGGCGAACTGGGCAATGCATCTTCTGCTATCAGCTATAGTCCGGTTCAGGTGATCGGTCTCACCAAAGTTGTTGCTATTGCTGCAGGAGTTTATCATGCACTCGCATTAAAAGATGATGGAACAATTTGGGCATGGGGCTTCAACCTCAATGGTCAGCTTGGAAACGGCAGCAATACCGACAGCCATGTTGCTATTCCGGTTCCGGGACTCTCAGGTATAACCGCAATTGCTGCAGGATATGCTCATACCTTTGCAATGAAGAATGACAGCACAGGCTGGGCCTGGGGAGCCAATAACTATGGACAACTTGGCAATGCAAGTTTTGTAAATAGCCCGATCCCGGTACAAGTGAGCGGATTGTGCGCGCATCTGATTTCCGTAAATGAAATTGGCGATCCTGCAAGCATATCAGTTTTCCCAAATCCATCAACAGGGAAATTCACAATTTCTTCGGCTGATTTCATTTCTTCAGGTCTGGTGGAAATTTTTAATTTGAACGGAACATTGATTCATACTCAAAAAATATTCCTTTCATCATCTTTTACAGTTGATGTAAAGGCCGTTTCCGCTGGAATTTATTTCATGAAGCTGCTTGATGTGAATAAATATTACTGGAAGAAAATTCTTGTTGAATAA
- a CDS encoding PA2169 family four-helix-bundle protein yields the protein MDKEKTIELLNSLITINNDRIQGYETAAKETKDEELKTLFGRFAETSHTCKNQLVTEVNKLSGKPAEGTMTSGKFFRVWMDVKASLTGNDRKAILNSCEYGEDVAVETYNKALRNNLSDITAEQQAMLNIQHTAIKADHNKVKSMLDTFTTV from the coding sequence ATGGATAAAGAGAAAACAATCGAGCTGTTGAATTCGCTCATCACCATCAATAATGACCGGATTCAGGGATATGAAACGGCTGCAAAAGAAACAAAGGATGAGGAATTGAAAACACTGTTTGGCCGATTTGCAGAAACAAGTCATACCTGCAAAAATCAATTGGTAACCGAGGTTAATAAATTAAGTGGAAAACCGGCAGAAGGAACAATGACTTCCGGAAAATTCTTTCGCGTGTGGATGGATGTAAAAGCTTCGCTCACGGGCAATGACCGCAAAGCTATTCTTAACTCTTGTGAATACGGAGAAGACGTTGCGGTAGAAACGTATAACAAAGCACTAAGAAACAACTTGTCGGACATTACTGCAGAGCAACAGGCAATGTTGAATATTCAACATACTGCGATTAAGGCGGATCACAACAAAGTGAAATCAATGCTTGATACTTTCACGACGGTTTAA
- a CDS encoding lamin tail domain-containing protein: MKKFIWIASFMQFIYSFVFGQLLINEICPANNSVIQNPYGQYDDYIEIYNSGVHAVDLGGYGLSDQADSTERFHFSSYNLNPGEHLLVFASGQDVVPPVDHYEMPVNGNGIWNYYIGSSHLDSNWSSATFDDSQWQSGEGGIGFGDEDDATVISPCRSVMLRQSFVVNDPSRILNAFLMIDFDDGFVAYLNGVEIARFNMYPGIPDWDDLASDAHEAGIYQGLSPDSFAIDRDLFNSAIQTGKNVLSVEVHNVTANSSDLSAIPFLFTGVSDSRQFFPAPPTWFHPSTLSVFGADFKLRRSGETIYLFNPDGNIVDQVSYPNLETDHCYNRTSDGEQNWCYSNLPTPLLPNSSSNCYNGYALPPVFSFAGGFYQSGIILNLSTSLQGAQIRFSTNGNDPQMSDQLYTHPITIDSTTTIRARVFAPGMLPGKTIGHTYFIDEASQLPVFSISMDSLDLWDENSGIYAAGPNADPSWPHFGANYWRDWTKPAAFEFFDKSKQHIFSFNAEIEIYGNYSRAEVQKSFEIKLSDKFGMDGLNYPLISDKPYLSNYENIVLRNSGTDWNVVHFRDALMERLMKSTYSGYLAAEPVRVFLNGRNWGVYTINEKHNHTWVETNYNLKKSEIDFLTEIGDEIITVDGSANDFWALYNYSTTQSPSDQHYYDQINSMLDLQNYADYFIAETFYNNGDWIGEWTNNIKMWKPKAPGSRWKYLLHDLDFGFDLHGDVTDNRLELARNPDAFSYSSEMFDAILYNEKFKNYFINRYADLLNTIYLPANVETVMKSFKDSMALDMVKHFEKWGGDTDSWHSNIDDMMQFVNQRPEIARSMILEQFSLSGKVHLELNVLPAGAGRIEISTVTPETYPWTGVYFNGNPVTITAIPNPGFTFDHWGSGQLSGYGGDQSVTINFTWDQQVVAYFSGSAKYPQLNISEFNYHSTSAFNSEDWLEFYNYGSFDLDISGWKVSDELDHHIYKFPTGTVIPSNEYIVLAKDTVAFDNIYPTRRNRLGQMGFGLDNTEGQIRLFDHTGTTFRSLYYQSELPWPPEAAGFGYTCESQIDSGDLSNGNNWLPGCFGGSPGGPSTNALAVDINISGPNILCSGSEIALEAPEFPDAVYQWVLEYQDLPGEGNNTLSTNEPGVYSIHVNAHGCIKTSNTFIVSEKSTATAPFVTNESRCGPGYVLLRATAQDSVFWFDRTDGEALASGETFLTPFMQTSSTYFVRSGKDCPSTFVSITASVFENCDSSVSVFPNPSTKNSHILIQIAGLKPGTASVHITDSQGQLVKSIDLNLPEQSTTCSLDIQDLDEGIYVVNILQEEANYTTKILRME; the protein is encoded by the coding sequence ATGAAGAAATTTATATGGATTGCATCTTTTATGCAATTTATTTACTCTTTCGTTTTTGGACAATTATTAATAAATGAAATTTGTCCGGCAAATAATTCTGTAATCCAAAACCCTTACGGGCAATACGATGATTACATTGAAATTTATAATTCCGGTGTGCATGCAGTGGATTTAGGAGGGTATGGTCTTAGTGATCAAGCCGATTCAACAGAGCGCTTTCATTTCTCTTCTTATAATCTTAATCCTGGCGAACACTTACTGGTATTCGCCTCCGGACAGGATGTGGTCCCTCCTGTTGACCATTATGAAATGCCTGTGAATGGAAATGGAATTTGGAATTATTATATTGGTTCTTCTCATTTAGATTCCAATTGGAGCAGCGCAACATTTGATGATAGTCAGTGGCAAAGCGGAGAAGGTGGTATTGGTTTTGGAGATGAGGATGACGCTACAGTGATTTCACCCTGTCGTTCAGTGATGCTCCGACAATCTTTTGTCGTGAACGATCCATCCAGGATTCTCAATGCTTTTCTGATGATCGATTTTGATGATGGTTTTGTCGCATATCTTAACGGTGTTGAAATTGCGCGATTCAATATGTATCCCGGCATTCCCGACTGGGATGATCTTGCATCCGATGCTCATGAAGCGGGAATTTATCAGGGACTCTCTCCTGATTCATTTGCTATTGACCGTGATTTGTTCAATTCGGCGATACAGACAGGAAAAAATGTCTTGTCTGTAGAAGTTCATAACGTCACTGCCAACTCCAGCGATCTTTCAGCCATTCCATTTCTATTTACAGGTGTGTCGGATTCACGCCAATTTTTTCCGGCTCCTCCGACATGGTTTCATCCGTCAACTCTCTCTGTTTTCGGTGCCGACTTTAAACTTCGCAGAAGTGGTGAGACCATTTATCTTTTCAATCCGGATGGAAATATTGTTGACCAGGTAAGTTATCCAAATCTGGAGACAGATCATTGTTATAACCGAACTTCAGATGGTGAGCAAAACTGGTGTTACAGTAATTTGCCAACACCCTTATTGCCGAATAGTTCATCCAACTGTTATAACGGATATGCTCTCCCTCCCGTCTTTTCTTTTGCAGGTGGATTTTATCAGTCTGGTATCATTCTGAATTTATCAACTTCATTGCAGGGTGCGCAGATTCGATTTTCAACAAATGGAAATGATCCCCAGATGAGTGATCAATTATATACTCATCCGATTACAATAGATTCGACAACAACAATCCGTGCACGTGTTTTTGCACCAGGAATGCTTCCTGGAAAAACAATAGGGCATACTTATTTCATTGACGAAGCCTCCCAACTTCCCGTATTTTCAATAAGTATGGATTCTTTGGATCTTTGGGATGAGAATTCCGGAATTTATGCTGCAGGACCAAATGCAGATCCATCATGGCCGCATTTTGGAGCGAATTATTGGCGAGATTGGACCAAACCCGCAGCATTTGAGTTCTTTGATAAATCAAAACAACACATCTTTAGTTTTAATGCCGAAATTGAAATTTATGGAAACTATTCAAGGGCTGAAGTACAAAAAAGTTTTGAAATCAAACTGAGTGACAAATTTGGAATGGATGGATTAAATTATCCTCTGATTTCAGATAAACCATATCTCTCAAATTATGAAAACATTGTCCTTCGCAACTCCGGAACAGATTGGAATGTGGTTCATTTCCGGGATGCGTTGATGGAAAGATTAATGAAATCAACTTACTCGGGCTATCTCGCAGCGGAACCGGTGAGGGTTTTCCTGAATGGACGCAACTGGGGTGTATATACGATCAATGAAAAACACAATCACACCTGGGTTGAGACAAATTATAATTTAAAAAAATCTGAAATTGATTTTCTTACAGAAATTGGAGATGAAATCATAACAGTAGATGGCAGCGCGAATGATTTTTGGGCTTTGTACAATTATAGTACTACTCAATCTCCATCAGATCAGCATTATTATGATCAAATTAATTCAATGCTTGATCTGCAAAACTATGCTGATTACTTTATCGCGGAAACCTTTTATAATAACGGAGACTGGATTGGCGAATGGACAAACAATATCAAAATGTGGAAACCGAAAGCTCCGGGGTCCAGGTGGAAATATTTGCTCCATGATCTTGACTTCGGATTCGATTTGCATGGTGATGTTACAGACAACAGGCTTGAGCTGGCCAGAAATCCTGATGCTTTCAGTTATTCATCAGAGATGTTTGATGCAATCCTGTACAATGAAAAATTTAAAAACTATTTCATCAACCGGTATGCCGATTTGCTAAATACCATCTATCTCCCGGCCAATGTGGAAACTGTAATGAAATCTTTCAAAGATTCTATGGCACTTGATATGGTTAAACATTTTGAAAAATGGGGAGGGGATACAGATTCCTGGCATTCAAACATCGATGATATGATGCAATTTGTGAATCAGCGTCCGGAAATTGCACGCTCAATGATCCTTGAACAGTTTTCGCTCAGTGGAAAGGTTCATCTTGAATTAAATGTTTTGCCTGCCGGCGCAGGAAGAATTGAAATCAGTACTGTGACTCCCGAGACTTATCCGTGGACGGGAGTTTATTTCAATGGAAATCCTGTTACGATTACTGCAATTCCAAATCCCGGTTTTACATTTGATCATTGGGGTTCCGGGCAATTATCGGGTTATGGCGGAGATCAATCTGTCACAATCAATTTTACATGGGATCAGCAAGTCGTTGCCTATTTCAGTGGAAGTGCAAAATACCCGCAGCTGAACATCAGTGAATTTAATTACCATTCCACTTCAGCATTTAATTCTGAAGACTGGCTTGAATTTTACAATTATGGTTCATTCGATCTGGACATTTCGGGATGGAAAGTTTCAGATGAATTAGATCATCACATTTATAAATTTCCAACCGGAACCGTGATTCCTTCGAATGAATACATCGTTCTTGCGAAAGACACAGTTGCTTTCGATAACATCTATCCAACAAGAAGAAACCGGCTGGGACAAATGGGTTTTGGTCTGGACAACACAGAAGGACAAATCCGGTTGTTCGATCACACAGGTACTACCTTCAGATCATTATATTATCAGTCGGAATTGCCCTGGCCTCCTGAGGCAGCGGGATTTGGATACACCTGTGAATCACAGATTGATTCAGGTGATCTCAGTAATGGTAACAACTGGTTGCCCGGATGTTTCGGAGGATCGCCGGGAGGTCCGTCTACAAATGCGCTTGCGGTAGACATTAATATTTCAGGGCCAAACATTCTCTGCAGCGGTTCTGAAATTGCACTGGAAGCTCCGGAATTCCCGGATGCTGTTTACCAATGGGTATTGGAATATCAGGACCTGCCGGGTGAGGGCAACAATACTCTAAGTACAAATGAACCGGGAGTTTATTCCATACATGTGAACGCTCACGGATGTATAAAAACATCAAATACATTTATTGTGTCCGAAAAATCGACAGCGACAGCGCCATTTGTTACTAATGAATCACGTTGTGGTCCGGGCTACGTCTTGTTAAGAGCGACTGCTCAGGATTCTGTCTTTTGGTTTGATCGTACCGATGGAGAGGCCCTGGCATCCGGTGAAACTTTTCTTACACCTTTCATGCAAACAAGCTCTACCTATTTCGTACGTTCAGGGAAAGATTGTCCTTCCACTTTCGTTTCTATTACTGCTTCAGTTTTTGAAAATTGTGACTCCTCCGTAAGTGTCTTTCCAAATCCTTCAACCAAAAACTCACACATCCTGATTCAAATCGCAGGATTGAAACCCGGAACAGCATCTGTTCACATCACAGATAGCCAGGGACAACTTGTAAAATCAATAGATTTGAATTTGCCGGAACAGTCTACAACATGTAGTCTGGATATACAGGATCTTGATGAGGGAATTTACGTTGTGAATATTTTACAGGAGGAAGCAAACTACACGACAAAAATTTTACGCATGGAATAA
- a CDS encoding lmo0937 family membrane protein: MGNLLYAVAVILIIIWAIGFFAYSVGAIIHLLLIIAIVSILLRVISENKKV; encoded by the coding sequence ATGGGAAATCTTCTGTATGCAGTGGCAGTAATTCTGATTATCATTTGGGCGATTGGCTTTTTTGCTTACAGTGTGGGTGCGATTATTCACCTCCTGTTGATTATTGCCATTGTCTCCATTTTGTTGAGAGTTATTTCCGAAAACAAAAAAGTATAG
- a CDS encoding class I SAM-dependent methyltransferase gives MEQQSIQIREQQKASWNKFSSGWKKWDELNMDFLKPVGEEMIRLLDLKGKNLVLDIASGTGEPGLTIATLIPDGKVIITDLSAGMLEIAEENARRRGIHNVETKACDVCELPFADNSFDAVSCRFGFMFFPDMLLAAKEIFRVLKPGGRIVATVWNGSEKNFWVSAIMDVIKKELNLPVPPPGSPGIFRCANDGLMTDLFLQAGFTKVFSKEIPGQLKCESADVYWNMMTELAAPVVSALSNADDEMKEKIYGEVYSKLSKEFPGGSLVLDSSARLIYGVK, from the coding sequence ATGGAACAGCAATCAATCCAAATCCGAGAACAACAAAAAGCCTCCTGGAATAAATTTTCTTCAGGATGGAAAAAATGGGATGAGCTGAATATGGATTTTTTAAAACCGGTTGGCGAAGAGATGATTCGTCTGCTTGATCTAAAAGGCAAGAACCTGGTGCTTGATATCGCCTCTGGAACCGGAGAGCCCGGATTGACGATTGCAACTTTGATACCGGATGGCAAAGTAATTATCACCGATCTTTCAGCAGGAATGCTTGAAATTGCGGAGGAGAATGCCAGGCGCAGAGGTATTCACAATGTCGAAACGAAAGCGTGTGATGTTTGCGAACTTCCCTTTGCCGACAATTCATTCGATGCAGTCAGCTGTCGTTTTGGTTTTATGTTTTTCCCGGACATGCTTCTCGCAGCGAAGGAAATATTTCGTGTGCTGAAACCGGGAGGAAGAATTGTAGCAACGGTATGGAATGGTTCGGAAAAGAATTTTTGGGTTTCTGCAATTATGGATGTCATTAAGAAAGAATTGAATTTACCTGTTCCACCGCCCGGCAGTCCGGGTATTTTCAGATGTGCAAATGATGGCCTAATGACAGATCTGTTTTTGCAAGCCGGGTTTACCAAAGTTTTTTCGAAGGAAATTCCCGGACAACTGAAATGTGAATCTGCCGATGTATATTGGAACATGATGACAGAGTTGGCAGCTCCTGTCGTTTCAGCCCTCAGCAATGCGGACGATGAGATGAAAGAAAAAATATATGGAGAAGTTTATTCTAAATTAAGCAAAGAATTTCCCGGTGGCAGTCTTGTCCTGGATTCCAGCGCCAGGTTGATATATGGTGTGAAATAA
- a CDS encoding carboxylesterase family protein encodes MKVISSILLFLFILSGLHAQVVTTQYGQIQGNTNGSVYQFLGIPFAKPPVDSLRWKAPENPDAWSGVLLADSFSPVCPQKHFEQGGTTFTLEGDEDCLYLNVWTPQINSGSLPVMVFIHGGGNQQGGASEEGGGTQMYIGKNLSERGNVVVVTIQYRLGPLGFLVHPGLEVENANGVSGNYAALDQILALTWIHNNIAAFGGDASKVMIFGESAGGVDVGNLLTSPLASGLFQRAAIESAAPSISDYNFIRNRGVAFVDSFISTGTDIQKIAHLRSLSSDSLMYFETSPLSGGAVQLNWSAVVDNVVFTDFPINTFESGNYNKVPLLIGSNAEEMSLSAPQTVTPSMVTALINSKVPAPYQAQAHLLYPSGATNTEARESYVGILTDAQFTSTTRRTAQCVSLNQTQPVWRYFYTHRHTIAQLEPLGSYHGMELFYVFNNWENATLGTGPLFKPQDDSVQQVMLNYWTNFAATGNPNGGSFVTWPQYQSAADCYLEIKATPNGSQCGIRTAESDLWDDVIGFTGCTSSLGINDVRDENFLYIFPNPNNGIFQIDLPNTGEKSDVTIHNIYGQKIYSSGNGEKIDLRNEKSGIYFVEVNMNGRILKGKVITVE; translated from the coding sequence ATGAAAGTAATCAGCAGCATCTTACTTTTTCTTTTCATTTTGTCAGGACTTCACGCGCAAGTAGTGACGACACAGTATGGACAAATTCAGGGAAATACAAACGGAAGTGTTTATCAATTTCTTGGAATTCCCTTTGCAAAACCACCTGTGGATTCGCTTAGATGGAAAGCTCCAGAGAATCCTGATGCATGGTCAGGAGTATTGTTAGCGGATAGTTTTTCTCCTGTTTGTCCTCAGAAACATTTTGAACAAGGAGGAACAACATTTACACTTGAAGGAGATGAAGATTGTCTTTATCTCAACGTGTGGACACCACAAATTAATTCCGGGTCCCTACCGGTGATGGTATTTATTCATGGAGGAGGAAATCAGCAGGGTGGCGCAAGCGAAGAAGGAGGTGGTACACAAATGTATATTGGAAAAAATTTATCCGAACGAGGAAATGTTGTCGTAGTAACTATTCAATACAGATTAGGTCCTCTTGGATTTTTGGTTCATCCCGGTCTTGAAGTTGAAAACGCAAACGGTGTATCGGGAAATTACGCCGCACTTGATCAGATTTTAGCGCTTACATGGATTCACAACAACATTGCTGCCTTTGGAGGCGACGCTTCGAAAGTGATGATTTTTGGAGAGAGCGCGGGTGGAGTGGATGTTGGAAACCTGCTGACATCTCCACTGGCATCCGGATTATTTCAACGAGCCGCCATCGAAAGCGCGGCTCCATCAATCAGTGATTACAATTTTATCAGGAACAGAGGTGTCGCGTTTGTGGATAGTTTTATCAGCACAGGAACCGATATTCAGAAAATTGCTCACCTGAGAAGTCTTTCAAGTGATTCTCTCATGTATTTTGAAACGAGCCCTTTGTCAGGCGGAGCGGTTCAATTGAATTGGTCGGCTGTTGTAGACAATGTAGTGTTCACCGACTTTCCGATAAATACTTTTGAAAGCGGAAATTACAATAAAGTACCTCTGTTGATTGGTTCGAATGCGGAGGAAATGAGTCTTTCGGCGCCGCAAACGGTTACGCCTTCGATGGTGACTGCTTTGATAAATAGTAAGGTTCCGGCTCCATATCAGGCACAGGCTCATTTGTTGTATCCTTCCGGTGCAACTAATACCGAAGCCAGAGAATCTTATGTTGGTATTTTAACGGATGCACAATTTACATCTACGACAAGAAGAACAGCTCAATGTGTCAGCCTCAATCAAACCCAACCGGTCTGGCGATATTTTTACACGCACAGACATACCATCGCGCAATTGGAACCGCTGGGTTCCTATCATGGAATGGAACTTTTTTATGTATTTAATAATTGGGAAAATGCGACATTGGGTACTGGTCCGCTTTTCAAACCACAGGATGATTCAGTTCAACAGGTGATGTTAAACTACTGGACAAACTTTGCAGCCACAGGAAACCCAAATGGAGGATCATTTGTAACATGGCCACAATATCAGAGCGCAGCTGATTGCTATCTCGAAATCAAAGCAACTCCGAATGGAAGTCAGTGCGGAATCCGAACCGCCGAGTCGGATTTATGGGATGATGTGATTGGTTTTACTGGTTGCACCTCTTCGCTTGGAATTAACGATGTGCGTGATGAGAACTTTTTGTACATTTTTCCTAACCCGAACAACGGAATATTTCAAATAGATTTACCGAATACTGGCGAAAAGTCGGATGTGACAATTCACAATATCTACGGACAAAAAATTTATTCCTCTGGAAATGGGGAAAAAATAGATTTGAGAAATGAAAAGAGTGGAATCTATTTTGTAGAAGTGAATATGAATGGAAGAATATTAAAAGGAAAAGTAATCACTGTTGAATAG
- a CDS encoding T9SS type A sorting domain-containing protein, whose translation MIFACKKDITDQPVQGFNHSSILCTGNSEDTYYPLAIHNAWTFPAISVNSIHFQYIIYHTVDFDSTTYFQIVDSRGYGDIYLRKNMNGDILEYDVAPTTSNLNKITFINPHTAIAVGDSGVILMNLNIITGIENGYLSDDLVSVFPNPSTNDVTFKINAEQQVKFTLYNSLGERQIEKTLTSPTNNINLSAYSSDIYYYTLSNEKRIIKSGKIIKQ comes from the coding sequence GTGATTTTTGCTTGCAAAAAGGATATTACGGATCAACCTGTTCAGGGATTCAATCATTCATCCATTTTATGTACGGGAAATAGTGAGGATACATACTATCCATTAGCCATTCACAATGCATGGACATTTCCTGCAATTTCCGTTAACAGCATTCATTTCCAATATATCATTTATCACACTGTAGATTTTGATTCCACAACCTATTTTCAAATTGTGGATAGCCGTGGATATGGTGATATTTATTTGAGAAAGAATATGAATGGTGATATATTAGAGTATGATGTTGCCCCAACTACATCAAATCTCAATAAAATTACTTTTATCAATCCACATACTGCCATTGCTGTTGGTGACAGCGGGGTCATTCTGATGAATTTAAACATTATTACAGGAATCGAAAACGGATATTTAAGCGACGATCTTGTTTCTGTATTTCCTAACCCCTCCACTAACGATGTGACATTTAAAATTAACGCCGAACAACAAGTGAAATTCACCTTATATAATTCATTAGGTGAAAGACAAATTGAAAAAACATTGACCAGCCCAACAAACAATATCAACTTGTCGGCTTACTCAAGCGACATTTACTATTATACGTTGAGTAATGAAAAACGGATAATCAAGAGTGGGAAAATAATTAAACAATAG
- a CDS encoding YtxH domain-containing protein translates to MSTGKVVLGALAGLAIGAIAGILFAPEKGSTTRKQIMDKGNDYADELKTKFDEFRDSLKEKFESTKKEAQDLADKGKSKFDEAKSDLKSTASDFKHDGAAAGKHAAS, encoded by the coding sequence ATGAGCACTGGAAAAGTAGTTTTAGGAGCATTGGCAGGTCTTGCCATTGGCGCAATCGCAGGAATTTTATTCGCGCCTGAAAAAGGTTCGACAACGCGTAAGCAAATTATGGACAAAGGAAATGATTATGCCGACGAACTAAAAACAAAGTTTGATGAATTTCGTGATTCACTCAAAGAAAAGTTTGAAAGTACCAAAAAGGAGGCGCAGGACTTGGCCGACAAGGGTAAATCAAAATTTGATGAAGCTAAAAGCGACCTGAAAAGTACAGCTTCAGATTTTAAACACGATGGAGCCGCAGCAGGTAAACATGCAGCATCTTAA